One Schistocerca cancellata isolate TAMUIC-IGC-003103 chromosome 1, iqSchCanc2.1, whole genome shotgun sequence genomic region harbors:
- the LOC126161460 gene encoding uncharacterized protein LOC126161460 → MPAARACRLFAVAAALCAAALALPPAGGPYTIRLLQQESVLVVGDQLPPPPPPPQPLRDVLSTMLRYLPIWTDQHRPPVMEGPEGPLMDRFTTTTAATTTSNSTRKGILSFINAPDRPCPGNQRRDVTGQCREPW, encoded by the exons ATGCCAGCAGCGCGAGCCTGCAGGCTCTTCGCAGTCGCCGCCGCCCTTTGCGCCGCCGCCCTGGCGCTGCCGCCCGCAGGAGGCCCCTACACCATCCGCCTGCTGCAGCAGGAGAGCGTGCTCGTCGTGGGCGACCAGCTGCCGCCGCCCCCTCCGCCCCCGCAACCGCTGCGCGACGTGCTCAGCACGATGCTCCGCTACCTGCCCATCTGGACGGACCAGCACCGCCCACCGGTCATGGAGGGTCCCGAAGGACCGCTGATGGATCGCTTCACG ACTACGACAGCGGCAACGACCACCTCCAACAGCACGAGGAAGGGCATCCTCAGCTTCATCAACGCGCCCGACAGGCCCTGTCCCGGCAACCAGCGCAGGGACGTCACCGGCCAGTGCAGAGAGCCGTGGTAG